From the Simplicispira suum genome, the window GAAGCGTCAGCTTTGCCAACCAGGGACGCGCGCGCGCCGGCCAGCGCAACGCGGGCCGCATCGTCCTGTACGCCGATCGCGCCGACGGCACGCTCCTGGGCGCCGAACTGTGCGCGCCGGCCGGCGAGCACTTGGCGCATCTGCTCGGCCTGGCCCACTCACGCGGTCTGAGCGTGCACGACCTGCTCGCCATGCCCATCTACCACCCGGTGCTGGAAGAAGGCCTGCGCACTGCGCTGCGCGATGTGTCGCGCAAGCTGCCGGGCCGCCCGGCGTCTGATCTGGCGCATTGCGCACCGCTGGGAGCGCCGGCACTGGAATAGCGCTTCATTTTTTGGCCCAGTTGCCGAAGAGAACCCTATGGACATCGCCCTCACCAACTCGCTGCTGCGCATCGCCAGTGCCAACAGCCAGGCCGAAACCGCGCAGGCCGTGGAAGTCACGGTTTTGAAAAAGGCATTGAACCTTCAAGCCAGCGCGGCCGCCACGCTGCTGCAAGCCATACCGCAGCCGCCGTCCGTCAACCTCGGCCCGCTGGGTACGCAGCTCGATACCTTCGCCTGATCCGGGCCGCACGGGCCGCCGCGCCCATAATCGGCGCGCATGACCCCCCCGTACGCCGACCCCGGCAGCATCACCCGTGTGGCCGGCATCGAAGTCGGCCATTTCACCGACCCGCGTCGCCCCACGGGCTGCACCGCCATCCTGGCCCGCGCAGGCGCGGTGGCGGGTGTGGACGTGCGCGGCGCGGCGCCCGGCACCCGCGAGACCGATCTGCTGGCTCCCGACAACCTGGTGGAGCAGATCCACGCGATCGTGCTCTCGGGTGGCAGCGCGTTTGGCCTGGACGCAGCCAGCGGCGCCATGCGCTGGCTTGAAGAGCATTCCATTGGCCTCGATGTCGGCGTCGCGCGCGTCCCCATCGTCCCCGCCGCAGTGCTGTTTGACCTGATGGTGGGCGACCCCGCCATCCGCCCCGACGCTGCAGCCGGGTATGCGGCCTGCGCTGGCGCCTCAGCGAACGACCCGGAGGAAGGCAACGTCGGCGCCGGCGCAGGGGCCGCTGTGGGCAAGCTGTTTGGCATGCAGCGCGCCATGAAAGGCGGCATCGGCACCGCGTCGGTGACCGTGGGCGGCGTCACGGTAGGCGCCTTGATTGCCTGCAACGCGGTGGGCGACGTGGTCGATTCGGACACCGCCCAGGTGGTGGCCGGTGCGCGCACGGCCGACGGCCTGCGCCTGCTGGACAGCCGGCGCGCCCTGCTGCACGGCGAGCTGCCCCAAGCCCTGCTGCCGGGCACCAACACCACGATTGGTGTCGTCGCCACCGATGCCCTGCTCACCAAGGCCCAGGCGCAGCGACTGGCGCTGGCCGCCCACGACGGCCTGGCCCGCAGCATTTTCCCGGCCCATACCCAGCTCGACGGAGACACCTTGTTTGCCTTGGGCACCGGAGCCTCGGGCAAGCAGGCCAGCATGTTGCTGCTCGCTGCCCTGGCCGCTGAAGTGACCGCGCGCGCCACCTTGCGCGCTGTGCAGGCGGCGCGGTCTGTCACGACTTCCGAAGGCCTGCATCTGCCATCCATGGCGGATCTGGCTTGAAGCCCCTCTTTCGCCGCCCATCCATGCCCCAGGCTTTTCGCTCCACCCTGCTGTCGCTGCGCGACCTGCTGCTCTCCGCCGGGCCGCTGGCTTTTCTTGCCGTCGGTCTGCTGGTACTGGCGTACTGGTGGCTCAACCCGACACCCCCACGCCAGGTCACACTGGCCACGGGGCCAGCGCAAAGCGCTTACGAAGCCTTTGGCAAGCGCTACCAGAAGGCGCTGGCGGCAGAGGGTATCGAAGTGGTGCTGGTGCCGAGCGACGGCTCGTCGGCCAATCTGCAGTTGCTGCGGGACGGTATGGCTGACCTGGCTTTTGTACAAGGCGGTACCGCCGAACTGCAGCCGAGCGACCAAGAAGACCTGCAGTCCCTGGGCAGCCTGTTTGTCGAGCCGCTGTGGCTGTTTTATCGAACGCCGGACGCGCCCAAGCGCAAGCAGTCGGGCCGACTGGACAGCTTGCCGCAACTGCGTGGGCTGCGCGTCAATGTAGGCACACCCGGCAGCGGCGTACCGACGCTGATGGAAAAGCTGCTGGACGCCAACAGCATGAAGCCGACCGACGTGAAGCTCTCGCGGCTCGGTCAGACCGATGCCACGGTCCAGTTCTTGGCGGGCAAGCTTGACGTTCTGGTATTTGCTTCGGCACCCGAATCCATGATGGTGCAAATGCTGCTGCAAACGCCTGGCGTGCAGCTGATGGACTTTGCGCAGAACGAAGCCTACGGTCGGCGGTTTCCCTTTCTGAGCCCGGTGAGCTTGCCGCGCGGCGTC encodes:
- a CDS encoding P1 family peptidase — protein: MTPPYADPGSITRVAGIEVGHFTDPRRPTGCTAILARAGAVAGVDVRGAAPGTRETDLLAPDNLVEQIHAIVLSGGSAFGLDAASGAMRWLEEHSIGLDVGVARVPIVPAAVLFDLMVGDPAIRPDAAAGYAACAGASANDPEEGNVGAGAGAAVGKLFGMQRAMKGGIGTASVTVGGVTVGALIACNAVGDVVDSDTAQVVAGARTADGLRLLDSRRALLHGELPQALLPGTNTTIGVVATDALLTKAQAQRLALAAHDGLARSIFPAHTQLDGDTLFALGTGASGKQASMLLLAALAAEVTARATLRAVQAARSVTTSEGLHLPSMADLA
- a CDS encoding TAXI family TRAP transporter solute-binding subunit — protein: MPQAFRSTLLSLRDLLLSAGPLAFLAVGLLVLAYWWLNPTPPRQVTLATGPAQSAYEAFGKRYQKALAAEGIEVVLVPSDGSSANLQLLRDGMADLAFVQGGTAELQPSDQEDLQSLGSLFVEPLWLFYRTPDAPKRKQSGRLDSLPQLRGLRVNVGTPGSGVPTLMEKLLDANSMKPTDVKLSRLGQTDATVQFLAGKLDVLVFASAPESMMVQMLLQTPGVQLMDFAQNEAYGRRFPFLSPVSLPRGVVDLAGNVPPEDVRLVASTTALLAREPTHPALLQLFAQAGQVLHGGAGWFNRAREFPNTRHSELPIAAEADRAINEPVPLLQRYLPFWLANLIERMWLVLGILLAALLPLSRIVPPLYQFRVRSRVFRWYGRLREIESDMELGQLPRSELAQALDQLEIQVEKVSVPLSYADELYALRNHIHLVRQKLPQA
- a CDS encoding YjfB family protein, yielding MDIALTNSLLRIASANSQAETAQAVEVTVLKKALNLQASAAATLLQAIPQPPSVNLGPLGTQLDTFA